Proteins from one Coregonus clupeaformis isolate EN_2021a chromosome 25, ASM2061545v1, whole genome shotgun sequence genomic window:
- the rcor1 gene encoding REST corepressor 1 gives MMEKSGSEMSGKRRGRNTVNNPNKSLATNGNINNSWEEGSSGSSSDDEHGSGGMRVGTQYQALVPDYDPEIAKAAEERDNLGMLVWLPSPNLAEAKLDEYIAIAKEKHGYNMEQALGMLFWHKHNIEKSLADLPNFTPFPDEWTVEDKVLFEQGFSFHGKTFHRIQQMLPDKSIASLVRFYYSWKKTRSKTSVMDRHARKQKREREQSEDEAEETNGNAPSDVEYEPNKEEKKELGAAPEKQEPKPLAVVQKPTTGVAEKLTHVKKEPQGPPGKNLHRAKKKPPKGMYLSQGDVAAMSTSTPAAVGVLRQMDMELVGIKRQIQSIKQNNSALKEKLDVGVDNFRVPEVNQKFNTRWTTEEQLLAVQAIRKYGRDFQAISDVIGNKSVVQVKNFFVNYRRRFNLDEVLQEWEAEHGMEGAAKGGEEKMDTSPSPTEDGATIPVPPEDQKEESSLVEAQQPLAS, from the exons ATGATGGAAAAGAGTGGTTCGGAAATGTCAGGGAAAAGAAGGGGTAGGAATACAGTTAATAATCCTAACAAAAGTTTAGCTACAAATGGGAATATCAACAATTCATGGGAGGAAGGAAGTTCGGGCTCCTCCAGTGATGATGAGCATG GTAGTGGTGGTATGAGAGTTGGGACTCAGTATCAAGCCCTCGTGCCAGACTATGATCCAG AGATTGCCAAGGcggcagaggagagggacaacCTGGGCATGCTGGTGTGGCTCCCCAGCCCAAACCTGGCTGAAGCTAAAT tggATGAATACATTGCAATTGCCAAAGAGAAGCATGGGTACAACATGGAACAGGCACTGGGGATGCTCTTCTGGCACAAGCACAACATTGAGAAGTCCCTGGCAGATTTGCCCAACTTCACACCTTTCCCAGATGAGTGGACAGTGGAGGACAAGGTCCTGTTTGAACAGGGCTTCAGCTTCCACGGAAAAACATTCCACCGTATACAGCAGATG CTACCAGACAAATCCATTGCCAGCTTGGTTAGATTCTACTACTCATGGAAGAAGACACGGAGCAAAACCAGTGTCATGGATCGCCATGCACGCAAGCAAAAGAGGGAACGAGAGCAGAG TGAGGATGAGGCTGAGGAGACCAATGGAAATGCTCCAAGCGATGTAGAGTACGAACCAAAtaaagaggagaagaaagag CTGGGTGCAGCACCTGAGAAACAGGAGCCAAAACCACTAGCAGTGGTACAGAAG CCGACTACTGGCGTGGCAGAGAAACTGACCCACGTCAAGAAAGAACCCCAGGGTCCTCCAGGGAAGAACCTGCACCGTGCTAAGAAGAAGCCTCCTAAAGGAATGTATCTGAGTCAGGGAGACGTAGCTGCTATGTCCACCAGCACCCCTGCTGCGGTCGGTGTGCTGCGGCAAATGGACATGGAGCTGGTTGGCATCAAACGGCAG ATCCAGAGCATCAAACAGAATAACAGTGCCCTGAAGGAGAAGCTAGATGTGGGAGTAGACAACTTCAGAGTACCTGAG GTGAACCAGAAGTTTAACACACGCTGGACAACAGAGGAGCAACTGCTTGCTGTACAAG CCATCAGAAAATATGGGCGGGACTTCCAGGCTATCTCTGACGTGATAGGCAACAAGTCTGTGGTGCAGGTGAAGAACTTCTTTGTCAACTACCGCCGACGCTTCAACCTGGATGAGGTGCTGCAGGAATGGGAGGCCGAGCACGGGATGGAGGGAGCAgccaagggaggagaggagaaaatggacACATCACCATCTCCCACTGAGGATGGAGCCACCATCCCTGTGCCGCCAGAGGACCAAAAAGAG GAATCCTCACTAGTGGAAGCACAACAACCTCTAGCATCCTGA
- the ankrd9 gene encoding ankyrin repeat domain-containing protein 9 has protein sequence MPYDLAGVFDNRADYKSEKQCQRTSFAFYQAVRDLLPVWVLEDMRTMEVFHWEDDGRACAFTPSEAFLYALVHDHQQYARYLLNRYSVGALEMPSRSFCCCQASATPHLTVAVRYNRITILKMILDSLKDFSDSERVSYFNSRGCFHMEGGKGALHMACELVRPECLILLLGHGACPYVTDRDGNTPLDCLLNQIRQGEPDMRRKHVCLGYLILFMPKFHFQMKGQLQKNPGLWQSLIGEQAFQWLSGLSPPSLFVQAMQKMTQSIPVEQLDPLPDFLKPLDFRLHQYAS, from the coding sequence ATGCCTTACGATCTAGCGGGTGTGTTTGACAACCGGGCGGATTATAAATCCGAGAAACAGTGCCAAAGAACCTCCTTTGCCTTCTACCAAGCAGTGCGGGACCTGTTACCAGTATGGGTGCTCGAGGACATGCGGACAATGGAGGTGTTTCATTGGGAAGATGACGGGCGGGCGTGCGCTTTTACTCCATCCGAGGCTTTTCTGTATGCACTTGTGCACGATCATCAACAATACGCCAGATACCTGCTCAACAGATACTCTGTCGGCGCACTGGAGATGCCCAGTCGAAGCTTCTGCTGCTGCCAAGCATCCGCAACACCGCATCTCACAGTAGCTGTCCGCTATAACCGTATTACTATCCTCAAAATGATTCTGGACTCTCTGAAAGACTTCTCCGATAGCGAGCGCGTGAGCTACTTTAACAGTCGTGGATGTTTTCACATGGAAGGAGGCAAAGGCGCATTGCATATGGCGTGTGAACTGGTTCGCCCTGAGTGTTTGATTCTGTTACTAGGACACGGTGCATGTCCTTATGTGACAGATCGAGATGGGAACACCCCCTTGGACTGCCTCTTAAATCAGATACGCCAGGGTGAGCCTGACATGCGCCGGAAGCACGTCTGCCTTGGTTATCTCATTCTCTTCATGCCAAAATTCCATTTTCAAATGAAGGGACAGTTGCAGAAGAATCCAGGGCTGTGGCAGAGTCTTATTGGAGAGCAGGCGTTCCAGTGGCTCTCAGgactatctcctccctctctctttgttcaGGCTATGCAGAAGATGACCCAGTCCATACCTGTTGAACAGCTGGACCCTCTGCCAGACTTTCTGAAACCACTGGACTTCAGGCTACACCAGTATGCCAGTTAG